A genome region from Triticum aestivum cultivar Chinese Spring chromosome 2B, IWGSC CS RefSeq v2.1, whole genome shotgun sequence includes the following:
- the LOC123047477 gene encoding receptor protein kinase TMK1 codes for MATPPLLPLILLLAADAMLGGGVATAATIHPGDLAVLEDLRRSLTNPEVLGWPKGADPCGGGWDHVSCDRDGRVNNLDLKGVGLAGALPPSFASLDALQDLSLQTNSLSGPLPSFRGMAALRHAYLNDNAFESIPADFFDGLDSLEEICLDNNPLNASAGGWEIPAALAASSPQLQSLRLTNCSLVGGIPGFLGAMSGLQMLTLSYNRLAGPIPASFSGSGLQKLWLNNQLGEAKLSGTLGALAGMADLQQAWLHGNQFTGPIPDGISNCKQLAALWLNNNDLVGLVPPGLAALPLLRDVKLDNNNLVGPAPALKAGNLTSSHNGFCAVKPGDKCAPEVMALLQFQAEAGYPVKLTSSWSGNDPCKGWLGVTCSQGKVSVLNLPSSGLNGTISKSLGDLSALSDIRLDSNNLTGHVPDSLTGLKLLKKLDLGMNDLNGPLPAFRPDVNVILTGNPNFNTQSSPGGSAPKDAPHSPTTHSAPGSQRQGAASPGQGNKKSKILLATTIPVAIGVVSLLSLGAVVLFCKKNGSSVQPQTTSSVVVHPRNSSGPDNLVKIVMTSNDSFGATSSGTSSRDSDIHMIEARNFVISVQVLRCATKNFAQDNVLGRGGFGVVYKGVLHDGTMIAVKRMESSVISNKALDEFQAEIAILTKVRHRNLVSIMGYGIEGNERLLVYEHMSNGALSKHLFHWKQHELEPLSWKKRLNIALDVARGMEYLHTLAQQCYIHRDLKSANILLGDDFRAKVSDFGLLKSAPDGNFSVATRLAGTFGYLAPEYAVTGKITTKADVFSFGVVLMELITGMTAIDERRIDEETRYLASWFGQIRKDEEKFRAAIDPTLELTDEIFESISVVAELAGHCTSREPSQRPDMGHAVTVLVPMVEKWKPSSNEAEDYMGIDLHLPLLQMVKGWQESEASMTDGSIMSLSLEDSKGSIPARPAGFAESFTSADGR; via the exons ATGGCAACGCCGCCGCTCCTccccctcatcctcctcctcgccgccgacgccATGCTCGGCGGCGGGGTGGCCACGGCCGCGACGATCCACCCGGGCGACCTGGCCGTGCTGGAGGACCTGCGGCGCTCGCTCACAAACCCGGAGGTCCTCGGCTGGCCCAAGGGCGCCGACCCGTGCGGCGGCGGGTGGGACCACGTCTCCTGCGACCGCGACGGCCGGGTCAACAACCTCGACCTCAAGGGCGTCGGCCTCGCCGGCGCCCTGCCGCCCTCCTTCGCCTCGCTCGACGCGCTCCAGGACCTCAGCCTCCAGACCAACAGCCTCTCCGGCCCGCTCCCCTCCTTCCGCGGCATGGCCGCCCTCCGCCACGCCTACCTCAACGACAACGCCTTCGAATCCATCCCCGCCGACTTCTTCGACGGCCTCGACAGCCTCGAGGAGATCTGCCTCGACAACAACCCGCTCAACGCGTCCGCCGGCGGGTGGGAGATCCCggccgcgctcgccgcctcctcgccgcagcTGCAGAGCCTGCGCCTCACAAACTGCAGCCTCGTCGGCGGGATCCCGGGGTTCCTCGGGGCCATGAGCGGGCTGCAGATGCTCACACTCTCCTACAACAGGCTCGCCGGCCCGATCCCGGCCAGCTTCTCAGGGTCCGGCCTCCAGAAGCTCTGGCTCAACAACCAGCTCGGCGAGGCCAAGCTCTCCGGCACGCTCGGCGCGCTCGCCGGGATGGCCGACCTCCAGCAGGCATGGCTGCACGGCAACCAGTTCACCGGCCCCATCCCCGACGGCATCTCCAACTGCAAGCAGCTCGCCGCCCTCTGGCTCAACAACAACGACCTCGTCGGCCTCGTGCCGCCCGGCCTCGCCGCCCTGCCGCTGCTCCGCGACGTCAAGCTCGACAACAACAACCTCGTCGGCCCCGCCCCGGCGCTCAAGGCCGGCAATCTCACCTCCTCCCATAACGGCTTCTGCGCCGTCAAGCCCGGGGACAAGTGCGCGCCGGAGGTCATGGCATTGCTCCAGTTCCAAGCCGAGGCTGGTTATCCCGTCAAGCTCACCAGTTCATGGTCCGGGAACGACCCCTGCAAGGGCTGGCTCGGCGTCACCTGCTCTCAGGGCAAGGTGTCGGTGCTCAATCTGCCGTCCTCTGGCCTCAATGGCACCATCAGCAAGAGCCTCGGAGACCTCTCTGCGCTCTCGGACATCAGGCTTGATAGCAATAACCTCACCGGGCATGTGCCGGACAGCCTCACCGGCCTCAAGCTGCTAAAGAAGCTCGATTTGGGCATGAACGACCTGAATGGGCCGCTGCCTGCCTTCAGACCGGACGTGAATGTCATTCTCACCGGCAATCCAAACTTCAACACGCAGTCGTCGCCGGGTGGTTCTGCTCCCAAGGACGCCCCTCATTCACCAACAACGCATAGCGCGCCGGGCTCACAACGCCAAGGGGCTGCCTCTCCTGGCCAAGGGAACAAGAAGAGCAAAATTTTGTTGGCTACCACCATTCCGGTTGCGATCGGCGTGgtgtccctgctgtcactgggtgcTGTGGTGCTCTTCTGCAAGAAAAATGGGTCGTCGGTTCAGCCACAGACAACCTCCTCCGTGGTCGTCCACCCCCGCAACAGTTCTGGCCCAGACAACTTGGTCAAGATTGTCATGACTAGCAATGACAGCTTCGGCGCTACGTCAAGCGGAACCAGCAGCCGGGATAGTGACATCCACATGATCGAGGCGCGCAATTTTGTGATCTCCGTGCAGGTTCTTCGTTGTGCCACCAAGAACTTTGCTCAGGACAATGTGCTTGGCCGTGGCGGATTCGGCGTCGTTTACAAAGGGGTGCTGCACGACGGCACCATGATTGCTGTGAAGAGGATGGAGTCCTCGGTGATCAGCAACAAGGCCCTCGACGAGTTCCAGGCAGAGATTGCCATTCTAACCAAGGTCCGGCACCGCAACCTGGTGTCGATAATGGGCTATGGGATCGAAGGCAATGAAAGGCTGCTGGTCTACGAGCACATGTCCAATGGAGCGCTGAGCAAGCATCTGTTCCACTGGAAGCAGCATGAGCTGGAGCCCCTCTCGTGGAAGAAGAGGCTGAACATTGCGCTGGATGTTGCTCGTGGAATGGAGTATCTTCACACCCTCGCACAGCAGTGCTACATTCACAGGGATCTTAAGTCGGCAAACATTCTACTTGGCGATGATTTCCGAGCAAaggtgtcggatttcgggctccTTAAATCTGCACCGGACGGGAACTTCTCTGTGGCAACCAGACTTGCTGGAACTTTTGGATACTTGGCGCCTGAATATGCTG TGACCGGGAAAATCACAACAAAAGCGGATGTTTTCAGCTTCGGGGTGGTGCTGATGGAGCTGATAACCGGAATGACCGCCATCGACGAGAGACGCATCGACGAGGAAACCCGGTACCTGGCCTCGTGGTTCGGTCAGATAAGGAAGGACGAAGAGAAGTTCAGGGCAGCCATCGACCCGACCCTGGAGCTCACCGACGAGATTTTCGAGAGCATCTCGGTGGTCGCGGAGCTGGCTGGCCACTGCACCTCCCGGGAGCCCTCGCAGCGGCCGGACATGGGGCACGCGGTGACAGTGCTGGTGCCCATGGTGGAGAAGTGGAAGCCGTCGAGCAACGAGGCGGAGGACTACATGGGCATCGACCTGCACCTGCCGCTGCTCCAGATGGTGAAGGGGTGGCAGGAGTCGGAGGCGAGCATGACGGACGGCAGCATCATGAGCCTGAGCCTGGAAGACAGCAAGGGCAGCATCCCCGCCCGGCCTGCCGGGTTCGCCGAGTCCTTCACGTCCGCCGACGGCCGGTGA
- the LOC123047478 gene encoding nudix hydrolase 26, chloroplastic encodes MTVAAARCLILTPTVSSTSFSSAALRLPRIARRRPLSCSASPLAVFATMDSPPEGYRTNVGICLADPSLTKIFSASRIDIPTAWQMPQGGIDQGEEPRAAAIRELREETGVRSAEIVAEAPNWLTYDFPADVKDKLNARWGTNWKGQAQKWFLFRLTGGDDEINLMGDGSEKPEFSEWAWMTPQQVIEKAVDFKKPVYEETLKHFAPYLQSDPAASS; translated from the exons ATGACGGTGGCCGCCGCACGCTGCCTCATTCTCACCCCCACCgtctcctccacctccttctcctccgccgcgCTCCGGCTACCCCggatcgcccgccgccgcccgctctcCTGCTCGGCCTCGCCGCTCGCCGTGTTCGCCACCATGGACTCGCCGCCCGAGGGCTACCGCACCAACGTCGGCATCTGCCTCGCCGACCCCTCCCTCACCAAG ATCTTCTCCGCGTCCAGGATCGACATCCCCACGGCGTGGCAGATGCCTCAG GGTGGGATAGACCAAGGGGAAGAGCCGCGAGCAGCTGCCATTAGGGAACTGAGGGAAGAAACCGGTGTCAGATCTGCCGAGATTGTCGCCGAG GCCCCCAATTGGTTGACATATGATTTCCCCGCGGATGTCAAAGACAAGCTGAATGCTAGGTGGGGAACCAACTGGAAGGGCCAGGCTCAGAAGTG GTTTCTATTTAGGCTTACCGGGGGTGATGACGAGATCAACCTGATGGGCGATGGATCCGAGAAGCCGGAGTTCTCCGAGTGGGCATGGATGACCCCTCAGCAAGTGATTGAGAAG GCTGTTGATTTCAAGAAACCTGTCTACGAGGAGACACTGAAGCACTTCGCCCCGTATCTACAGTCAGATCCAGCAGCCTCGTCGTAG